In Actinotignum schaalii, the sequence AGCGCACCGCGCCGGCTCAGCCCGGTGCGCCGCGCCGCGAAAATAAGGCAGGGCACCAGAGGTGAGGTCAACATAATGGAGTAGAACCGCAGGATAAGAATCTGGCGGTCCCAGGGGGCATCCGTCATGCCGGTGGCGCGCAATACCAGGGCCCCGCCGGCGTAATAGAGCGGGGGATGCTGGGTCATCTGATCTAAAATAGGAACTGTGCCTTCAGCACGCGGGGAGCGGCGTTGCTCGTGCGGGAGGAGTTTCTGGCTGCGGTAGGAGTCCGGATCCGCACCGATCCAGGCGTCTCGCCCCAGTCGGGTGCGGTAGTGCAAGGAGTAGCTGGGAGCTCCGTCCACAAGCAGGCCGCTAGCCCGGGAGGCCTCAAAAATATCGCGGTAGAGCCAGCTTGTTCCCGGATCGGGCCACTGCCCGGTCTGTTCGAGTCGAAGAACGGAATTGAGGTGGTGAGGTTCATCCGGGGTGCGCAGCGGCGGGCTGGCTAGCGCCCAGAGCATCTGCCAGATGAGGAAAAGAACCGTGAGGAGTCCCGCGCACGTATAGAAACGGCGTGAGCTCATGGTGGTATCACTGGTTCTCATACGGTCCTTCGGGGAATTCACGGGGCGCCCGGCGATCCCCTCCTCACCGGATGGTACCGATAGGGCCGCGGGAAGCGCGCTGGTTATCCCAGTCTAGCTTCCGCATCACCGGCGCGGAGAAGGTATCGTAGTTCCCGTACATCGAGTAGCCGAGTGAGGGAACATTATGGAGATTCGGGAATTAGCGATTGCGGGCGCATGGGAAATCACCACCAAACATTTCCCCGATGAACGCGGTATTTTCTTAGAAGCCTACAAATCCTCTGTTTTTGAAGAAACAATCGGCCACCGCTTGGATGTGCGCCAGGTCAATACCTCGGTATCCAAGGCCGGCACCGTCCGCGGTATCCATTTCGCCGATGTGCCGCCCAGCCAGGCAAAGTACGTGATGTGCCCGCGCGGGGCGGTCCTGGATTTCGTTATTGATATTCGGGTGGGCTCCCCCACCTTCGGGAAGTGGGATTCCGTTCTTCTCGATGATGACACCCGGAAGGCTATTTATATTTCGGAGGGCCTAGGTCACTGCTTCGTGGCGCTGGAAGATGATTCCACCGTGGTTTACCTGTGCTCGGCGCAATATGCTCCCGGGCGGGAACACGGGGTGAATCCGCTGTGCTCGCAGGTGGGCCTGGTATTCCCGGAAACTGATCGCCAGGGTAAGAAGCTTGAGCTGCTGCTCTCCCCGAAGGATACCGATGCTCCCGGCCTGGATGAGGCCGAACGCAGCGGGCTCCTCCCCCGCTATGAGGATGTCCAGGCTTTCCTCGCTACCCTGCGGAGCTAGATATGACGCGGGCTGAACTGTCCGCCCTCGCCAACCAGGTCACCGCGGTTGTCATTACCTATAACCCGGACGGGAACTGCGAAACCCGTCTCACCGCGTTGGCCTTGCAGGTGGGGCACGTGGTGGTTATTGATAACGGTTCGGAAGAATCGTGCCGGGAAGCCGTAGCGGAAAGCGCTCGCGCGGTGGGTGCCCAGTTCCTTCCGCTCGCCCAGAATCTCGGTATTGCGGCGGCCACGAATATCGGTATCGAGCAGGCCCGGGCTCGCGGTGCTCGTTTCGTGCTGCTCATGGATCAGGATTCCCTGGTGGGTTCCGATATGGTGGCCCGCCTGCTTGAGGTACTGGCCGGCGATCCGCAGATCGGCGCGGCCGGCCCCCTCCCCAGCGAAGAACGCGAGGGGGAGGACCAACTGGTTTACGTTGCCCGCGAGTGGGCCCCCAAACGCGCCACCACGGCCGAGCTAGAACGCCCGGTGCTTGACGTGGCCTTCCTTATTGCCTCCGGATGCCTCATCCGAATGGACACACTTGATGACGTGGGTGGGATGGGCACCGCCCTCTTTATTGACCACGTGGATCTGGAGTGGGGCGTGCGAGCCCGGAGCCAAGGGTGGCGCCTGGTGTGCGTAACGGCTGCCCGGCTCTACCATTCCCTAGGTGACGCCGTCGTTCTTCTTCCCGGACGCACGCAACCGGTGCACGTCCACGCACCGATCCGTAATTACTACCTGGTGCGCAATACCGCCCGCGTTATTGGCAGTTCGCTATTCCCGGGGAAGTGGCGGGTGCGCTATGCCTGGTGGCTGGCGAAATATCTGGCCTTTAACGGCTTCCTCCTGGACCGCGGGGCCGAGCGGCGCCAGCTCATGCACCAGGGTTTACGTGATGCGCGGCGGCGGCGCGGCGGGCGCATAGGTGACGCGGCAGTATGACACCGTGCTCGCACCGCCAAGCTCGCCCAGCTCGCCCAGCTGACCCAGCTGCCTCAGGTAACTCAGCTCACCCAGCTGACCCGCCAGCGCCGCCCGCATCACCCTCGCGCGGGCTGTGGTCCCCCCGGGTTTTCCTCTTTTCTTTCCTCGCTTTTCTTTGCTACACCACCGGCCTGAGCCTGCTCACCCCGCTGCACGGTTCCCCGGATGAACCCGTGCATGAAATTTACGGCTACCAGGTGGTCACGGGAAATATTCCCCTCGAATCGGAACGGGTGCTCGCCCCGCGCTACCTGCGTTCGGGTGCTCCCGATTGCTGGCGTACCACCCGCTCCCAGACCGCGTGGTGCTCGCCCCCGCTCAGCTCGGATGCCACCCTGCGGGAAATGGGAACAAGCGCCGTCAACTACCCGCCTCTCTACTACGCCCTCACCCACCAGCCCCTGCGCTTCCTCAGCGGAGCGGCAGCGCTCTGGGCAGTACGGGCGTGTTCGGCTCTCCTCTTTTCCCTGCTGGCAGCTTTCGGAATATCGGCTTTCGCGGCCGGCCTGCCCCACCGCCTCGAATCCTTTATTGCCCTCACTGTGCTCACCCCGGCGTTCTTCACCTTCGCGGGTTTTTCCAATCCCCAAAGTCTGGAAATCGGGGCGGCCCTCGCCATGGCCGGATGCCTCATCCCGCTCCTCCGGCCCCTCCCCCCTCGGGAAACGGCGCGGCGGTGGATCGCGGGGGGCTGCGCGGCGCTGCTGCTCATCATGGCGCGCCCGGTGGGCCCGTACTGGGCTATTGCCATGTGCCTGCTCCTGGCCGGGGTATTCGGGCGCGAGCGGATCCGCACCTATATTCGCACCCGCGCCTTCGCGCTGTTCATGGCCCTGTGCGCTGCCGGCTGCCTGGCCTGGCTGGCCTGGACCCGCATCTCCACCATCTACGGCCCCACCCCCACCGAAGTCACCAATGACGGCTGGAGCGCTCTCACCCTGCGCCTGCTCGGGAATTTCCGCTACTACATGCACGAGACGATCGGCACGGGCGGCTGGCGCTCCGTGACCACCTCGGTGCCGGTCACGGTGCTCTACTGGGTGGTCCTCTTCGCCGTGGTGGCAGCCGCGTGGCGCTGGGGGCAGCGGCGGCACCGCCTCTCCATCGCCCTGGCTTTTATTTCCCTGCCGCTCAGCGCTGTCCTCATGAACACCCTGGTGCTCAGCCGCACCACCTTCCCTATCTGGCAGGGCCGCTACGGCTTCCCCTTCCTCTTCCCGCTCTTCTGGGTGTGCGTGGCGGTCATAGCAACCTCCGGGCGCCGTCGTACCACCGTAAGCGGGGCCCTGGCGCGGGCAACCTCCGCCCTCTTTTTCCTGGCGACCGTTGATATTACGGTGCGAATGGCCTGGCGTTTTTACGCGGGTATCACCACGGCACCGCTGTGGCGAGTCCTCACCGACACCCCGCCGCACGCCCTTATCGGCGCCGCCCTCGCCATCGCGGTGGCGGGCACGTACCTGGTGCGCACGTGGCGTTACACCCGCAGATGTGCCGATTCGCCCGCGCCCGTCATATAATTCCAGGGGCTTATTTGTTATGAGATGTACGTCAATCAATAACTCATCGAGGTGATCATGGGCGGCAATGCTGCTGAGGCGCGTTCCATCGATTTTTCGCAGGACCGCCGGCGGGTAGTGCACGGGAAAATGTTCCTCCTCGCATTCCTCGGGTTCTTTATCTATGCGATGGGGCTCAGTTTGCTCACCCCGCTCAACGGCGGCCCCGATGAAACCCAGCACGAAATCTACGGCTACGCGGTGGTCACCGGGCAAATCCCCCAAAAAAGTATTCGCGTGGAAGCCCCGGCGTTTCTGCGGCGCGGCGCCCCGGATTGCTGGCGCCACGACCCGGCCGCCACCGCCTTCTGCTCGCGCATTTTCACCACGAATGACGAACTTATCTCCCAGGGCACTTCGGCGGTTAATTACCCGCCGCTCTACTACTACCTCACCCACTGGCCGCTGCTGCTGGCCTCCGGGAAATACGTGCTGTGGGGTATCCGGGTGCTTTCCGCCGGGCTGTTTGCCGGGCTGGCGGCACTCGGCTTTTCTTCTCTGTACGCCGGGCTGCGCAGCGCGGCGCTGCCCTATCTCACCATCGGCCTGCTCGCCCCGGGTTTCTATTCCCTCTCCGGTTTTTCTAATCCGCAGTCGATGGAAATCGGGGCGGCCCTGGCCCTCACCGGTTTCCTCCTCCCCCTCCTCAACCGGGTTCCCGCCCGCGAAGAACTGTGGCGGTGGATCGGCGGGGGACTGGCCGCCATCCCCCTCATTTGCGCGCGCCCAGTAGGCCCCTACTGGGCGATCCTGCTCTGTTTACTTTTCGCTATTATTTTTGGGCGCGTGGCGGTGCGGCATTACCTGCGCACCCCCGGATTCTGGATTTTCCTCGGGCTGTGCGCCCTGAGCTGCCTGGCCTGGTTCGGGTGGAATTACCTGGCCTCCACCTACGGAAAAGCCCCCGATCCGGTGGCCAATAAGGGCGCTTTCCGCATGGGGCTGCAAATCCTGGGGACCATGCCCTATTACATCCACGAAACAATCGGCACCGCGGGCTGGCGCAACGTGGAGCCGAGCAGCCCGGTTTCCCTGTGCTACGTGATTTTCTTCGCCTGCCTGCTCATTGCGGTCTACCGAGCCGGGGCGCGCCACCACCGCCGCGCGGTTATTTTCGGGGTGGTGGTGCTGCCCTTCAGCGCCCTGCTCCTCAATACCGCGGTGGCGGACCGCATCCCGCTCGTCATGTGGCAGGGCCGCTACTGGTTCCCCTTCTTCTTCCCCTTCTTGGTGACCTGCGCGGCGGCTCTTCTCCAGCACCACGAGCTGCGTGAACGTACCGATTCTGCCCGCGACTCGCGCCTGATCCCGGTGCTTTCGTTGGCCGGGGCGCTGCTTTTCGCCGTGACGACCATTGATTTCACGGTGCGGATGGCCTGGCGTTTTTATGTGGGCTTACGTACCCCTGTTTTCGCGGTTCTATGGACGACGCCGCCCCGCGCCATGCTGGGTCTCCTGTTGTGCGCGGGACTTTCCTGCGCGGTTGCGTATCTTGTGGTGCGCCGCTACCGCCCGCACCTGAGCGCGCTACGCCGCGCGTGGCGTGAGTATCTGCATCCGCAGACCTTAGCGGCGGGCCGCGCGGCGCGCGGCGATTCCGGCGAGGAGTCCGAGGCTCACGTCCGCGAGGGTCGTGAAAACACGCGAAAGTAGTACGACGACGACAACCGGCCCGCTTCCAACCGCGGTAGAAAGTACTGCGGCAAGAGCCAATTCCCGTACTCCCACCCCGGCCGGGACGAAGAACACCAGGAAGCCAACGGTCCAGCCCAGCGCGTAACCGCCGGTGGCGAGCAGGAAGGTGGGCAGCGAAGCGGCCATGCCCTGGTAGATGAGCATGAGCCACAGCTGGGCGCCCATGAGGAGCCAGCCGGCCGCGGCCCACAATGCTGCCAAGCCGGTACCCCGCCAACTCAGCTGGGCTTCCAACGCCCCGCGCCCCAGAATTTTCAAGCCCAGGCTAATGATCCTATTGAGGACAGGCGGGATAAGAACTATCACGCCTACGGGAATGGCCAGGGCGAGCCAGCCGTAATCTTCCATGAGGCCGGCCGGGCCCAGGAGCAGCGCGAGGACCGCCAGCACCAGGCCGGTCACGATAGAGACCACCATGGAGACGAGCAGCGCCACGAAGGAGCGCCGCCGGGCGATGGAATGCGCCGCGCCCATTTCCGCGGCCGCCACAAAATTCCACACTCCGCCGGGCAGGTATTTAGCCACCTGGGAGGTATAAAAAATACGCCGGGCCACCCGCGCGGGGACGGGCTGGCCCACGTCATTGAGAAGATAGCGCCAGGAAACCATCGTGCAGGCCACGTAGAGCAGGGAGAGCGCGATTCCGGCCAGGCTCACCCACCAGGGCAGCGCCGCGAGCGCCTCCCCCACCGCTTCCCGGTTCGCCACGATTGCCCAGATCGCGGCAATCACCGCGAGGAGCATAAAGCCGGCCCGCACGGCTGGTGCTTGCAGGACGCTGAGGATTTTCTTCACCGGGGGCTCTTTTCCTTGGCGTGGTGGGTGGCCGCGCTGGAATTGAGCGCCGCGCCGGGGGCCGCACCGGGAAGCGTGACCGCACCGGGTACCGCGCCCGTACCCCGCCTGCCTGGTACCCGGTCAAGAGCCGCGAGGAGAGGGCGGACCACCTGGGCAGGGTGGAAAGCGTGATCCGCGCGCTCGCTGGCGCGGGTACGGGCAGCGTTGATGGCTTCCGGATCCGCGGCGAAACTCTCCAGCATATCGGCAAGGGCACTCGCATCCCCCGCGGGAACATAGCGGGCGGCATCCCCGAGCATATCGCGCTGCGGGGCGGTATCGGAGGTGATGAGCGCCAGGCCGGCGGCCATACCCTGGTAAGCCTTATTGGGAACCACGCGCTGGGCCTTATCCGAAGTTCCGAAGATGCCCAAGCAGAGGTCATGGCCGGCGATTTCGCGCGGTAGCGCGACGGCGTCGACCCAATCCCGCCACGTTACCCGCACGTGTGTGCCTCCGCCTTCCAGAATCGCGCGCGCTTCGGCGTAATCTTGACCGGTGCCGATGAGGGTGACCTCGAGGTCTACGCCGCGTTCCTCGAGGAGGCGCAGGGCGCGCGCAATCGTGACGGCGCCCT encodes:
- a CDS encoding dTDP-4-dehydrorhamnose 3,5-epimerase family protein yields the protein MEIRELAIAGAWEITTKHFPDERGIFLEAYKSSVFEETIGHRLDVRQVNTSVSKAGTVRGIHFADVPPSQAKYVMCPRGAVLDFVIDIRVGSPTFGKWDSVLLDDDTRKAIYISEGLGHCFVALEDDSTVVYLCSAQYAPGREHGVNPLCSQVGLVFPETDRQGKKLELLLSPKDTDAPGLDEAERSGLLPRYEDVQAFLATLRS
- a CDS encoding glycosyltransferase family 2 protein, translated to MTRAELSALANQVTAVVITYNPDGNCETRLTALALQVGHVVVIDNGSEESCREAVAESARAVGAQFLPLAQNLGIAAATNIGIEQARARGARFVLLMDQDSLVGSDMVARLLEVLAGDPQIGAAGPLPSEEREGEDQLVYVAREWAPKRATTAELERPVLDVAFLIASGCLIRMDTLDDVGGMGTALFIDHVDLEWGVRARSQGWRLVCVTAARLYHSLGDAVVLLPGRTQPVHVHAPIRNYYLVRNTARVIGSSLFPGKWRVRYAWWLAKYLAFNGFLLDRGAERRQLMHQGLRDARRRRGGRIGDAAV
- a CDS encoding DUF2142 domain-containing protein, which codes for MTPCSHRQARPARPADPAASGNSAHPADPPAPPASPSRGLWSPRVFLFSFLAFLCYTTGLSLLTPLHGSPDEPVHEIYGYQVVTGNIPLESERVLAPRYLRSGAPDCWRTTRSQTAWCSPPLSSDATLREMGTSAVNYPPLYYALTHQPLRFLSGAAALWAVRACSALLFSLLAAFGISAFAAGLPHRLESFIALTVLTPAFFTFAGFSNPQSLEIGAALAMAGCLIPLLRPLPPRETARRWIAGGCAALLLIMARPVGPYWAIAMCLLLAGVFGRERIRTYIRTRAFALFMALCAAGCLAWLAWTRISTIYGPTPTEVTNDGWSALTLRLLGNFRYYMHETIGTGGWRSVTTSVPVTVLYWVVLFAVVAAAWRWGQRRHRLSIALAFISLPLSAVLMNTLVLSRTTFPIWQGRYGFPFLFPLFWVCVAVIATSGRRRTTVSGALARATSALFFLATVDITVRMAWRFYAGITTAPLWRVLTDTPPHALIGAALAIAVAGTYLVRTWRYTRRCADSPAPVI
- a CDS encoding glycosyltransferase family protein, which gives rise to MGGNAAEARSIDFSQDRRRVVHGKMFLLAFLGFFIYAMGLSLLTPLNGGPDETQHEIYGYAVVTGQIPQKSIRVEAPAFLRRGAPDCWRHDPAATAFCSRIFTTNDELISQGTSAVNYPPLYYYLTHWPLLLASGKYVLWGIRVLSAGLFAGLAALGFSSLYAGLRSAALPYLTIGLLAPGFYSLSGFSNPQSMEIGAALALTGFLLPLLNRVPAREELWRWIGGGLAAIPLICARPVGPYWAILLCLLFAIIFGRVAVRHYLRTPGFWIFLGLCALSCLAWFGWNYLASTYGKAPDPVANKGAFRMGLQILGTMPYYIHETIGTAGWRNVEPSSPVSLCYVIFFACLLIAVYRAGARHHRRAVIFGVVVLPFSALLLNTAVADRIPLVMWQGRYWFPFFFPFLVTCAAALLQHHELRERTDSARDSRLIPVLSLAGALLFAVTTIDFTVRMAWRFYVGLRTPVFAVLWTTPPRAMLGLLLCAGLSCAVAYLVVRRYRPHLSALRRAWREYLHPQTLAAGRAARGDSGEESEAHVREGRENTRK
- a CDS encoding lysylphosphatidylglycerol synthase domain-containing protein, whose product is MKKILSVLQAPAVRAGFMLLAVIAAIWAIVANREAVGEALAALPWWVSLAGIALSLLYVACTMVSWRYLLNDVGQPVPARVARRIFYTSQVAKYLPGGVWNFVAAAEMGAAHSIARRRSFVALLVSMVVSIVTGLVLAVLALLLGPAGLMEDYGWLALAIPVGVIVLIPPVLNRIISLGLKILGRGALEAQLSWRGTGLAALWAAAGWLLMGAQLWLMLIYQGMAASLPTFLLATGGYALGWTVGFLVFFVPAGVGVRELALAAVLSTAVGSGPVVVVVLLSRVFTTLADVSLGLLAGIAARRAARR
- a CDS encoding glycosyltransferase family 4 protein, which gives rise to MRILGFGTYNTANHPRVGVLLRGLAEHGHTVRELNIPLDTGTAGRVAALASARGALSFGADIARHWWRLVRESRRFRGPHAPDVIVVGYLGHFDVLLARLLFPRTPIVLDHLIFASTTATDRGLNTGIKDRLLRTLDSAAIRASTITVLDTPAHLAQMPESLRARGIVVPVGSPESFFAARSPHPVHTPPRVVFYGLFTPLQGAVTIARALRLLEERGVDLEVTLIGTGQDYAEARAILEGGGTHVRVTWRDWVDAVALPREIAGHDLCLGIFGTSDKAQRVVPNKAYQGMAAGLALITSDTAPQRDMLGDAARYVPAGDASALADMLESFAADPEAINAARTRASERADHAFHPAQVVRPLLAALDRVPGRRGTGAVPGAVTLPGAAPGAALNSSAATHHAKEKSPR